gggtatatgcccaagaggatcaaaaacatacatccacataaaagcttgtacatgaatgttcacagcagcattattcataatagtgaaaaagtggaaacaaacccaaatgtccatcagctgataaaatgtggtacatcgaTACCACAttaatattatttggccataaaaaggaatgaagtattgatatgtgccacgacatggatgaaccttggaaacatgcTAAGTGAATGAAGACAGACCCAAAAGgctacatgttgtatgattccatttatataaaatttccagaacagacaaatccatagagacatgAAGTTGATTAGTGGTTGCCGAAGGCTAGAGGGAGGACAGAAGGGAAAGTAACCACTAATGGGAACCAGGTTTCTtttcagggtgatgaaaatgttctggaattagcgGTAATGCTTGTACAACtgtttgaatatactaaaaaccactgaacagCTTTAAAATGTGACTGTTAgggtatgtaaattacatctcaatttaaaaattaaaaactaaaaagctaTAGAAAGAACCTTCAGAGAGCAAGAGAGCTTTTTGAGAGGAAAACTATACTAGCAAAAGCTTAAAAATCAGAAGTGTTAAAAAATAGGTTGAGAAAATCTATTAGAATCcagggaaataaagacaaaaatagtaaatagagaaatgttaagaaaaattaaatatcaacCAAGGAGGTCACTATACAACTAACAAGAGTtacagaataagaaaacaaagaacactgaatagaggaaatcattttttaaattacacacacacacacacacaaatcccaaATCCTGTCTTAGTCTAAAGAACACATTACACAAGATTGACAAATCTCATTGGGTATTTATCACAATAAATGACAAAATTCTTACACTATGACACATAATTAAGAAATTCTACAACAATGGAGGTAATATATAATGACCTAATTTCATCTTGAGCGAGGTTTCTCAGCTACAACACTATTGGCATTTGGGGCCATATACTTCTTTGTGGGCAGGGGGCTGTCCagtgcattgtagaatgtttagcagcatccctggcctctacccaccagatgccactAGCACCAGCTCCTCTACTTGTGACAATCAAAAACGTTTCCACACATTACCAGATGTTGCTGGGTGGCAAAtttgcccccagttgagaaccaggGATCTAGGAAAAAAATAGGTCTCAGAAAAAATGGGTAATCAGAATGTTGAATATCTCAACATTGGAGATTAGAAGACAATGAAGCAATGCCTTCAAAATACTAGTAGCAAATAATTCCTCACCTAGAATTCCACATCCAACAAAATCAACAAATCAACATTTGATTTTATAGCATCCAAAATTTTCAGATGTTCAAGTTCTGAATAAATTTGTCACCAAATATTTTTCAGGAATTTAGGGGGGTAAACCAATAAAGAGGAAGAcataataaatgcagaaaatgaaatcaaatacatgagagagagaaaagaaatttccaGGATGAAGGGTATAGCAAACCCCAAAATGCCAGCCGTGGAGTAGGTCTAGAGAGAAAATAGTGTACAATTGAGCAGGAGTCTGGGTGGCTCCACAGTAGCtccaagaaaaaataatggaactgagaggttttttttatGGGCTTAATAATACAATGAGGAGCTTTAGACTTTAGAAAGTATGGGgataactttaaaatatgtacatagaaaactttacacctatgttttcttctaagggttttaaaGTAAAGTGGAAAATGAGGCAATTATTAACTTaagagtaaagaaatagaaacaaaatcttAGAGCAATATGAGGTTTGGGTCTAAGTGATATGTACATAGTCATAATTATTTAAACACTATTTAAACAGAATAATGATATCGGTATGAGAGAGGATGGGGTAGAAGAAATGTGCAAGTTTGTGTGTGTGCCCTTTGGAAGTAAATGGATAATATCTAAAACTTAAATTTGAGAAACAGCATTTTGtaagcatattatttagaaatatggaggcaaatataatgggggaaaaaaacaaaaggttcaAAAGTTGTTACCTCTGGACAGACTTGAATAAGCTTGAAAAAAGTAGCATTATATGACGacttaaatatttgaaacataAAATGTCTAAACAATTATGAAGATTATCCTTTTAAAACACATTGTAAGTGTTATAAACATTGTTAAGGTAACCACATATAACAAAAGTATAAAGTAaggtgaggggaggaggaagtgtAAGAATGTTTATTTGCTTGTCTTTCAGCAGGCAGTTGATTATTGCTAATATCTTAATATGCACCATACTCCTGtttgttaaccttatagggaatATTTACCTAAGCTTAAGCAAGTTCTAtagtttcatattatttttattatatttcagtaaaatctgATGGTTTTAATTATAAAGAAGCAGTTTCTTACAGATtcgttttataaaattatttccatcCAGCTAGTAACTTATAAGCATCATAGAAATACTTTAGAATGATGATGACATTGATAATTATTCATGAGTGGGAGAATCATGGTGttaattcactttcttttttggtCTTATTGAATATGTTTGAATCATGTGactacatattattttaaaagaatgaaaatcattATTTGCATACTAAAAACcatttattatgaaaaagaaatcataacTCTACcaacattttttctatttaactGGGATTAAGTCCTTTTAAATTATGGCAGACGGTCTAAATAATATCAATTTTGTAAAAGAGAATACTCAGAAAACATCCAGATAAAATATTAGTTCATTTGAGGAAAGACAATAGTGTTCTCAAAACAACACTACAGAAATCCAGCTATATTCGAGGTCACAAAATTTTTTGCAtaggtgaaaattatttttaaacctaaaagccatcatttacaatagcctgaCATGCTATGATAATCGTAAAACATAATTCAGTTAGTCATAACAAGATATCAATGAACAAGCTCAAATATCAGGAATCTGAAAACATTTGTGACTTCCGAAAATCTGACCACCAAAAAACTGAGACCATTTCACCATTTAATGTCTCATCTCACATGCAAAATGTGAAGGGCTTAAAAAAAGACAGCAACTATAAAAAACACCTAGAGATTCTGAATGTAAAATACTTCAAACTATAAATATGACAAAACTTACGAATGAGTGAATATGTAAGCTCTATGTGAATGAAAGGGTTGGAAATTAATACATTAGTGAATATGATGATTTATCACGTCTTGTCAAGTGAGATTCTTAATTGAACCCCAAATGGTTTCTAAAGCTCGAGTTTTCCTCGGTGTCCGTACCAACCCCTTCACCCATGATGTTGGGGACAAGAGGTTTCAGACACTTGAACTCCCTGGTCCCGGAGCCTCCCGTCAGACACACCTCGTACTGGTAGCTCTGGCACAGGGTCCCCGTGCCGCTGACGCCCAGTAGGTGGTCCGGAAAGGGGCCCTCGGGCACCGAGCAGCGACCCTCCGAGGCCGCCCTGCCCCTCCTGCACAGCCACACCGCGACGAACACCAGCACCGATAAGAGGAAGAGCGACGACACCGACGCCAAGGCCACCACCAGGTAGACGGTGAgaggggcgggcggggccgcgTCCGCCGCTTCCGCTTCCGGGGCCGGCAGGTAGGGCTGCGAGAAGCCGTCCACCAGCAGCACGTGCAGCGTGACGCTGGCCGAGAGCGGCGGCTCGCCGTTGTCCTTGACCAGCACCAGCAGCCTGTGCTTGGCCGCGTCGCGCTCGCTCAGCAGCCGGGCCGTGCGCACCTCGCCGTTGTGCGCCCACACGCCGAACAGGCCGGGCTCCGTGGCCTTGAGCAGCTGGTACGACAGCCAGGCGTTCTGGCCCGAGTCGCCGTCCACCGCCACCACCTTGGTCACCAGGTAGCCCGCCTCGGCCGCCCTGGGCACCAGCTCGGTGCAGGGCGCCGAGGCGTTCTGCAGCGGGTACAGCACGAAGGGCGCGTTGTCGTTGTCGTCCGCCACGAGCACGCGCACCAGCGCCTGGCTGCTGAGCGCGGGCGAGCCGCGGTCGGCGGCGCCCACGCGGAACTCGAACGCCCTTAGGGCCTCGTAGTCCAGGGACCTCAGGGCGAACAGGTGGCCGTTGTCCGGGTTGATGGACACCAGGGAGGCCAGGGGCACGTGCGCGTCGAGGGGCGGCAGCAGCGAGTAGGTGACCTGGGCGTTGGCGCCCGCGTCTCTGTCTGTGGCGCGGACGCTGCCGATGTGCAGGGCGGGGCTGTTCTCGCGGACGGACAGGGTGTAGGAGGTCTGGGTGAAGGCGGGGGCGTTGTCGTTGACGTCGGACACCAGCACGGTTATGTTGTGCTCGGTTTTCAGCCTGGGAGTTCCCATATCtgtgacggtgatggtgatgttgTACTCGGTTCTGCTCTCTCTGTCCAGCGCTCCTTCTGTTACCAAGGTGTAGAAATTTTCTACAGAAATTTTCAGAAGGAATGGGAGATGGTCTTGGATGTAACACATCATTTTGCCATTGTCCCCGGCGTCTGGATCTGAAATTCCGAAAATAGCGACCACAGTGTCAGGGGTGTTTTCTGGGATATCATTCATGAGTAATGACATGGTCAATTCAGGGGCGTTGTCGTTTACATCCGTCACTTCTATGGCCACAGTGCATTTTCCTGAAAGACCCCCACCGTCTGAGGCCTCAATTTCCATACGGTAAGATCGAATTTCCTCAAaatccaacattttttttaatcgaaTATCCCCCGTTACTGTGTTGATTTCAAAGGCCTGAATGACTTGACTTGATGATTGGAAAAATGAGTAGGAGAGCTCTCCGTGGGTCCCAGCATCCAAATCTCTGGCAGAGACAGTGATGACAAGGGAACCTATAGAGCTGTTCTCTGGGATCTGCACCTCGTAGAGCTGCCGAGCAAATTCAGGGGCGTTGTCATTTATGTCCAGGACCATGATGAgcacctgggaagtcccagtcTTTGGCGGTGACCCACCATCCAGCGCCGTGAGGGTTAACCTGAGCTCTGGCTGCTCCTCACGGTCCAGCTCTTTGGCCAGCACCAGCTCCGGGTATTTCCTGCCGTCGCTGCGATTTCGAGTGAAAAGGTGGAAATGGAAGTTGGTGCTAATTGTGTAGTTCTGAACTGTGTTACTGCCCACATCTAAATCTTGAGCTATTTTCAAAGGAAATGCGGTTCCTGTATGGCTACTTTCTGAGATTTTCAGTAGGATTTCATTTTCCAGGAACTCAGGGGCATGGTCATTTACGTCTTGGAGCTGTAATTCACCTTGAATAAACTGCACCGGGTTTTTCAGTAACACCTGGAAATGCAGTATACATGGATCCATGTCACCGCACAACTCTTCCCGGTCCAGTTTTTCTTTTAGGAGCAAATTCCCACTCTTGTGCTCGACTTGCAAATGCTGTTTATTCCCTCTGGAAAGAATCCGGGCGCCCCGCGAGGCCAGCTCTCCTAAGCCCAACCCCAGATCTTTTGCTAGGTTGGCCACAAATGAGCCGCTGTGTCTCTCTTCTAGAACAGAATACTTAATGACCGCACCACCCACCTCCCACAATAGTAATAGAATAATAATGGCAGTCACTTGCCTTTTTTGCGTCGCTTTGGGTAGCGGCGTCTCCATGGTTCCTCCGGGTCTAAAAGATGCAGTATTTAATCACAAAATAATTGTTTTGCAGCCAGCTCTGCTATCTTGGTTCAGTAATCTTGAGTTAGCTCTTAACGTTGACAGGGGGATAGCCGCCTCTCTGAAATCTTCTTTACCCATCAGTGTAAATGTGTCTTTTGTGAGCTGCCAGAAACGGATCGGTTTTTATGGAGTCTGGGGGAGCATGCAGCGacagtttttcactttcttaaccTGCAGCGCCACCAAGCGTTCTGCTTCACAACTTCAggtagtctttatttcaaagagtaATGTAATAATAGCTAAACTGCGTTGAACACCTTTTGGGTCATAGAGTGTTATAAACTCCTTTCCCCCTCACCTGTGATGCAGTTTTGTTCAAGTATCTAACAACAGTTGTGAGAGCAAAGTAATAcctatttatctatatattcatCTTCTCTATAAAGGTACAAGTTCAGGTGACAAAACTGGGCtcaagataattttatttatttaataagtatttctCTGTGCAGGAATTTTTCTAGCTTCTCAGGATAAAGTGgtaaattaaacacaaaaattcTTGCTCTAGGGAGCTTACATTCGattacaaaaatactaatttgttCTATCGTGTTAGAAgaagttataaaattttaaatccagtTTCTACTCCCAGTCAAATTGCAGTGTGCCTGTAACTTCTGAAAAATGTGATTTCTTTTCAGTCTCTGTATACATAAccttgggaaattttttttccttcataaactCATTGTGTGCATAGCTCACTAAAGTTGAGAAGAAATGCCCATTTGTTTTATTGGAAATCAGTAAGTTCTGAATTCAGGCAATGTCTTTCTGCAAACATGAAGAAGGCAATAAAGCCAATGAAGTCAAACATATACTTTCTAGGGAAGGGCCTATCCCAGTGTACACCCTCTGGGACTGTGCAGATGGGGTTACTGAAAAAATCCACTGCAACAAGTAAAGCCATGTGGTTGGAGTAAGAATAGCAGAAGAAGCAGTTCCCCCAAAGAAgaatggaggaggagaggggaaataTCTGGGAATACAAAACAGTAAGGGTTTCCTACACTCATTGAATTGATCAGTAATCATCCCTGACAAAAGAGCCATGATAGTTCATTTATTTGGACACAGAACACAGCTAAATATAATTTAGTTAAGTCCAGTTCCATTTTAattaaggataaaaagaaaatattcactcAATTGTCACTGCCAGACTTTGACGGGACCTTGTAAAGAGAGATATTtcataaaatactacaaatataaccaacaaaaataaaatcaaatatggGTTCAACTGTGAAAGTAAATGATTTGTGGTTAATAAAGATAAATGGTGCATACACAGCGCTGGAAGCGAAAATCTGACATTAGCTAGTAACCTGATGCTCATAACTTACTTAGGGCTTGGCAGGTATCACACATATAGAAGGAGGAGGAGTTTGAAAAGTATAATTTGGATTTTACCAAAAATACCTCTGAACTTGCAAACTGTTAGACAAAGACAAGCAGATAAAATGTACTCTCAAGCACTTTATATTCTGTAATAGAGATTAGGGTGAACAAGGATGTTTTCTGTTTAGAAGGAAAGTTAAAACAGTGATATTTAATAATTTCACTTATTGGCAAGGATATTATATTATAAAGAGAATATTAGTATTACTAATTccttgaaagttatttttttaattcactattGGTATGTTAATAacacttagcaaatatttattaagcatttataaTTGGCTTGGTGTTGTTTTCAAAAGGCCAGCATATTCTTACATGAAGCTCACAAACTAATGTGTTGACAATTTTGTTAAGTCTATATTCATAGAAAATATGTATTGACTATTGTGGTATACTGAAATACACATAAATATGAATAGCTATTTTAGCATTTAGTCATCTTTAGtatttatctttagttttccACACTTTAGTTACCCTAAACTTATACTGGGAATACAAAACAGTAAGTGTTCCCTACACTCATTGAATTGATTGGTAATCATCCCTGACAAAAGAGCCATGATAGTTCACTTATTTGGACACAGAACACAGCTAAATATAATTTAGTTAAGCCCAgttccattttaaataatatcaaaTACATTCAATAATATCaatcacattaaaattttaaatatctgattaaataatattaaatacattaaaacttTTTCCCTACATAGCAGTAGTGATGACAGTTGTCACCACTACTTAGAAATACAATCTTGAGGACTTTGGaatataatttttgtaaaaagtatagattattcaattaaaaaatttttaaataatgcaaataaaaatttacttttgttcaaattttcaaatatacttgagtgagaataatttttaaaaactactaacGATAATATAGGGAAAATACTGTGCATTCCCAGTACctgattctttaaaatttcaccCTAAGgaacagtaataaaataatcaGGAAAACGGACCGTCAATAATATGCATTAATAACATGTAGGTTTAACTTAAAAGAGATGTCTAACTTATTAAGTAGGGTTTAATAGAATAATCCGATACTTAACTGAACAGGAAACTATTCCGAACGCTGGGGTTTTCCTCCATTTCCCTCCTAGTGCCCTGGGGAGGGAAGTTAGGGTGAATAGGTTTCAGAAACTTGAACTCGCTGGTCCCAGGGCCTCCCGTCAGACACACCTCGTACTGGTAGCTCTGGGACAGGGTCCCCGTGCCGCTGACGTCCACCAGGTGGCCCGGAAAGGGGCCCTCGGGCACCGAGCAGCGACCCACAGAGgccgccccgcccctcctgcACAGCCGCACCGCGACGAACACCAGCACCGAGAAGACGAAGAGCGACGACACCGACGCCAAGGCCACCACCAGGTAGACGGTGAgaggggcgggcggggccgcgTCCGCCGCTGCCGCTTCCGGGGCCGGCAGGTAGGGCTGCGAGAAGCCGTCCACCAGCAGCACGTGCAGCGTGACGGTGGCCGAGAGCGGCGGCTCGCCGTTGTCCTTGACCAGCACCAGCAGCCTGTGCTTGGCCGCGTCGCGCTCGCTCAGCAGCCGGGCCGTGCGCACCTCGCCGTTGTGCGCCCACACGCCGAACAGGCCGGGCTCCGTGGCCTTGAGCAGCTGGTACGACAGCCAGGCGTTCTGGCCCGAGTCGCCATCCACCGCCACCACCTTGGTCACCAGGTAGCCCGCCTCGGCCGCCCTGGGCACCAGCTCGGTGCAGGGCGCCGAGGCGTTCTGCAGCGGGTACAGCACGAAAGGCGCGTTGTCGTTGTCGTCCACCACGAGCACGCGCACCAGCGCCTGGCTGCTGAGCGCGGGCGAGCCGCGGTCGGCGGCGCCCACGCGGAACTCGAACGCCCTTAGGGCCTCGTAGTCCAGGGACCTCAGGGCGAACAGGTGGCCGTTGTCCGGGTTGATGGACACCAGGGAGGCCAGGGGCACGTGCGCGTCGAGGGGCGGCAGCAGCGAGTAGGTGACCTGGGCGTTGGCGCCCTCGTCTCTGTCTGTGGCGCGGACGCTGCCGATGTGCAGGGCGGGGCTGTTGTTCTCGCGGACGGACAGGGTGTAGGAGGTTTGGGTGAAGGCGGGGGCGTTGTCGTTGACGTCGGACACCAGCACGGTTATGTTGTGCTCGGTTTTCAGCCTGGGGGTTCCCATATCtgtgacggtgatggtgatgttgTACTCGGCTCTGCTCTCTCTGTCCAGCGCTCCTTCTGTTACCAAGGTGTAGAAATTTTCAACGGATGGTCTTAGAAGAAAGGGGAGATTGTCATCTATAGAACAAGTAACCTGTTGGTTATGTCCAGAATCTGCATCTGATATACTGAAAACTGCCACTATGATCTCAGGCAGGTTTTCAGGGATGGGGTTGGTAAGTGACGACATAGTCAATTCGGGAGCATTGTCATTCACGTCCAGGACCTTGATGACTAAACTGCATTTTCCTGATAGTCCCCCACCATCTGTGGCCTCAACATCCACCTGATATGATTGAAATTCCTCAAAATCCAATGTCTTTCTCAGTCGAATTTCTCCCGTATTTGCGTTTAATTCGAAGGGTTGGTTAACATCATCGACTTGAAATAGGGCATAAGATACCTCCCCAAAGGATCCTGCGTCTAAATCTCTCGCTGAGACGGTGAGAACCAGAGAGCCCAGGGAGCTATTTTCAGGGACTTGGGCCTCATAGAACTCCTGAGCAAACTCGGGGGCGTTGTCATTGCTGTCCAAGACCACGATCTGAATTTTTGTGGTCCCAGACCGGGGCGGAGAGCCGCCATCCAGCGCTGTGAGGATTAGCCTGAGCTCGGGCTGCTCCTCACGGTCCAACGCCTTGTCCAGTACCAGCTCTGGGGACTTCCTGCCGTCCTTGCGGTTCCGAGTGAGAACGTGGAAGTGAGGACTGGAGCTGATTTTGTAGCTCTGAAGGCTGTTGCTACCAGCGTCTAAATCCTGTGCCATTTTCAAAGGAAATACCTTTCCTGGCATAGTAATTTCTGATATTTTTAGTAGCATTTCTCCAGCGGGGAACTCTGGGGCATGGTCATTTATATCTCTAATTAGCAAGGCAGCCTGAAAAAACTGCAAGGGATTTTCCAGTAACACTTGGAAGGGTAGCACACAGGGCTCAGTAGAGCCGCAAAGCTCCTCCCGGTCCAGTTTTTCATTTAGCAGCAAATCATAGGTCTCTGGATCAAACTGCAAATACTGCCTATTCCCCTTAAAAACAACTCGGGCGGCCCGGGCAGCCAGCTCTCCCATCGTGAGTCCCAGGTCCTTTGTCAGGTTGGCCACAAATGTGCCACTTTCTGTCTCCTCCAGTATAGAATACTGAATCGATTCTGAACCTGCCTCCCACAAAAGAATCAATATAATGAAGATCACCACTTGCCTTTTCTTATGATGTACTTTTGTTTGCACCATCTCCATTGTTATGTCTGGTTCCAGAGGAAAAATCCTTTTCCAATCCCAATCACCACGTCCACCGTTGACCCTCCAAAATGTCTgctataaaatttcaaattcgTTCTTATAATTTGTCTGGTGGCGTCCGCTCCCCGAACACTTCTATCTTAGCTTTAGCTGtgtgttctgtatttttttcttgggtTTCTCCGTGAAATGGAGTCCACTGAATGCAGAGCTTTTATCCACTCTCTTAGCCTGCACTGCCACCATGCGTTCAAATTAATAACTTCGTGGGGTGCTGCAGGTCAACACCACATCCAAAATCTGAGcattaaaaggtttttttaaaagtcagtgtttctcaaactgta
This genomic interval from Phocoena sinus isolate mPhoSin1 chromosome 3, mPhoSin1.pri, whole genome shotgun sequence contains the following:
- the PCDHB6 gene encoding protocadherin beta-6, producing the protein MEMVQTKVHHKKRQVVIFIILILLWEAGSESIQYSILEETESGTFVANLTKDLGLTMGELAARAARVVFKGNRQYLQFDPETYDLLLNEKLDREELCGSTEPCVLPFQVLLENPLQFFQAALLIRDINDHAPEFPAGEMLLKISEITMPGKVFPLKMAQDLDAGSNSLQSYKISSSPHFHVLTRNRKDGRKSPELVLDKALDREEQPELRLILTALDGGSPPRSGTTKIQIVVLDSNDNAPEFAQEFYEAQVPENSSLGSLVLTVSARDLDAGSFGEVSYALFQVDDVNQPFELNANTGEIRLRKTLDFEEFQSYQVDVEATDGGGLSGKCSLVIKVLDVNDNAPELTMSSLTNPIPENLPEIIVAVFSISDADSGHNQQVTCSIDDNLPFLLRPSVENFYTLVTEGALDRESRAEYNITITVTDMGTPRLKTEHNITVLVSDVNDNAPAFTQTSYTLSVRENNSPALHIGSVRATDRDEGANAQVTYSLLPPLDAHVPLASLVSINPDNGHLFALRSLDYEALRAFEFRVGAADRGSPALSSQALVRVLVVDDNDNAPFVLYPLQNASAPCTELVPRAAEAGYLVTKVVAVDGDSGQNAWLSYQLLKATEPGLFGVWAHNGEVRTARLLSERDAAKHRLLVLVKDNGEPPLSATVTLHVLLVDGFSQPYLPAPEAAAADAAPPAPLTVYLVVALASVSSLFVFSVLVFVAVRLCRRGGAASVGRCSVPEGPFPGHLVDVSGTGTLSQSYQYEVCLTGGPGTSEFKFLKPIHPNFPPQGTRREMEENPSVRNSFLFS
- the LOC116751281 gene encoding protocadherin beta-17-like, giving the protein METPLPKATQKRQVTAIIILLLLWEVGGAVIKYSVLEERHSGSFVANLAKDLGLGLGELASRGARILSRGNKQHLQVEHKSGNLLLKEKLDREELCGDMDPCILHFQVLLKNPVQFIQGELQLQDVNDHAPEFLENEILLKISESSHTGTAFPLKIAQDLDVGSNTVQNYTISTNFHFHLFTRNRSDGRKYPELVLAKELDREEQPELRLTLTALDGGSPPKTGTSQVLIMVLDINDNAPEFARQLYEVQIPENSSIGSLVITVSARDLDAGTHGELSYSFFQSSSQVIQAFEINTVTGDIRLKKMLDFEEIRSYRMEIEASDGGGLSGKCTVAIEVTDVNDNAPELTMSLLMNDIPENTPDTVVAIFGISDPDAGDNGKMMCYIQDHLPFLLKISVENFYTLVTEGALDRESRTEYNITITVTDMGTPRLKTEHNITVLVSDVNDNAPAFTQTSYTLSVRENSPALHIGSVRATDRDAGANAQVTYSLLPPLDAHVPLASLVSINPDNGHLFALRSLDYEALRAFEFRVGAADRGSPALSSQALVRVLVADDNDNAPFVLYPLQNASAPCTELVPRAAEAGYLVTKVVAVDGDSGQNAWLSYQLLKATEPGLFGVWAHNGEVRTARLLSERDAAKHRLLVLVKDNGEPPLSASVTLHVLLVDGFSQPYLPAPEAEAADAAPPAPLTVYLVVALASVSSLFLLSVLVFVAVWLCRRGRAASEGRCSVPEGPFPDHLLGVSGTGTLCQSYQYEVCLTGGSGTREFKCLKPLVPNIMGEGVGTDTEENSSFRNHLGFN